In Candidatus Contubernalis alkalaceticus, the genomic window GGCGGCGGAGTAACCATCAGCTGCCACCAGGGTAACTTCTGCTGCTTCCTTAATATTGGCTTTTTCCAGTAAGTTTTTAAGTATAACGCCGGTATATTCATTGGTCTCTTCTTTCACTTCTGCTGTAAGGGTTACTCTTTGCATTTCCTTCAGTTCCTCTATGGTAAATAAAGCCTCTCCATCAGCCCATGAAATAGTAAATTCCCAGGTGGACTCTTCCGCAGGATCTTCTTCATTCTCATTCTCACCATTGTTAGAAGCTTCTTCTCTATTTTCTTCCGGCTGCGCAGTGGTATTATCCTCTACAGGAGCATCCTGTCCGCAGCCCACTGCTAAGCCAAAAAATAACAGCATACACAAGGTAATACAGAAAATCATTTTAATTTGTTTCAAAGATTTTTCCTCCTCTTTTATAGAAATTTAATTATGCTTTTTCTCTT contains:
- a CDS encoding molybdopterin-dependent oxidoreductase, which gives rise to MKQIKMIFCITLCMLLFFGLAVGCGQDAPVEDNTTAQPEENREEASNNGENENEEDPAEESTWEFTISWADGEALFTIEELKEMQRVTLTAEVKEETNEYTGVILKNLLEKANIKEAAEVTLVAADGYSAALEGDTAFSDNTIIAFKINGEALEDKSAPIMLVTTEASPQVWVGQLKTIKVE